The DNA sequence TTCCTCGGGGAAAAAACGAAGGGGGCCCTTGCATGTGGCCTGTTCGCTCGGCGACGACGGCGTGCTGCGGCTCCTGCTGAAGAACGGAGCGGATCCGCTTCTTGGGGACCGAAACGGGGAGACGCCTCTGCACCTGGCAGCCAAAAGGGCTCTCAAACGCGGCAAACGGGGTGAGCGGTTCCGGCCTACATTCAGAGGTTCTTGTAGCAATGTCCATAAATTAGATAACAAGCCTTGTTAGTCCATTGCAACGTAACAGGCGCGCTCAGGGGGTGGCCAGAAATTAAATATTCACAGATTTTCgtgaaatgtgattttcacTGCCGCAAAACTTATCAGAAATATTACACAAGGTTAAAATTAAGCTACCATTCCTGTTTGTTCCTCCTGTTTGCAGCCTACGATGACCTGGTGGTCCCCCTTCAGAAGAGTTGTCccgtcgccatggaaacgccGAACAAAGCTGGAGTCACGCCTAAGGATTTGCTGCAATGGATGAGAGAAGATCAGGTGACTGTGGAAGAAAGAAATTGATAAAGCATTGCGTCGTTCTCACAGAAAGTTGTATCCAGTTGTGAGGGCAGATAACTTATGTGGTATTTACgagattattaaaaatgatttctttctttgaaaGTGTAATTGTATCAGATAATTCTTGCTAAACCACTAATTTGTCTCCTGTGTTCTAACAGTATAAAGTTTGACAGTTTACTGATTATTAAGACCGCGTGCATGACGTAATTTTTTCGCAGTTTCGGGAACCGCCCGTAAACGGCGGCAGCTCCACGGCAACCGACGCTGATCGAGCGTGGCGGGACAAGCTTTTCGGCGAATGCCAGGACGAGTTCTACGAGACCTTCGGGCAGTACGACGGTAAGCCAGCGCGGCCGGTTGAGCTGTCTGCGCGGGCGATATCGCGCGCGTCCACAGCTCAACGCGGCTGCTTcctgtgcccctctctctcgcagAAGACTTCCTGCACGATGACGTAGACTCGGAGGACTTCGGCGATTGGGCGGAACGCATCCGGCGGGAGTACGCGACGAGGCAGCGCTCCCGGGCCCAGCgagaggcggcggcggcggcggtgggctcgaaggggaggaagaggaggaagacgaaggaggaggcggaggaggaagaACGCGACCGGCGGGAGCTCCAGGAGAGGCTCCAGAGGGAGCACGAGGAGTACCTGGCGCGGGCGGCGAGGAAGGAGGCGG is a window from the Anguilla anguilla isolate fAngAng1 chromosome 14, fAngAng1.pri, whole genome shotgun sequence genome containing:
- the nfkbil1 gene encoding NF-kappa-B inhibitor-like protein 1 isoform X1; translated protein: MVSRHQKRVLRYVEEGSLLKLKSYLRKHPDVELNFSSGKKRRGPLHVACSLGDDGVLRLLLKNGADPLLGDRNGETPLHLAAKRALKRGKRAYDDLVVPLQKSCPVAMETPNKAGVTPKDLLQWMREDQFREPPVNGGSSTATDADRAWRDKLFGECQDEFYETFGQYDEDFLHDDVDSEDFGDWAERIRREYATRQRSRAQREAAAAAVGSKGRKRRKTKEEAEEEERDRRELQERLQREHEEYLARAARKEAETRLSRRRQYEERCAATFSGGGGSAARLGYADIPWPAPRGTVGEMVEVMLHGADRTDLPTFRKLLKRQQALWHPDKFAQRCGDRLEDGDRTRILDTVTALSQELNRLAQSVR